GCTTTCATTAAGATATCAATAACCTGGATTTTGCCAACAATAATGATTGTAACCTCATTGGCATATATATTACAGGTTGCTTTTGGAAATGGTATATTACCTATAATAGTTCAATTTATTTATTGGAATTACAGTGTACCATTTAGCAGCAGCCAATATAATGTTAGTAAATATATGATTCGATATAATTCTGTATCTACATTATCTGAATATCAAAAGGTGGCTAATGATATCATCTTTAATAGAATAGTTATAACATTTATTTCTATAGTATTGTTGGTTGGAGCCATATGGCTATTTGAGAAGAAAAGAGGTAATATCTGTGGGAAAAATTAAACATACAGCAGGGATATTAAGCTTTAATTTAAAGACTCTTCCCAAAGGGATATTATTATTCTGTGTTTCATATACTATCATAATTATCTTTGCATTAAATGTGTCACAAACTCTTAATTTCTCATCAATTCATCTTGGAGAATATTTATTGACACCATTAGGAGTATTATTATTCACTCATTTGGCTGGATTTGAAAAAGAGATTAGAGTGTATGAATTAACCTATATAAGAAAAGTACCACATTGTATAATTGTTATATCACGGGTTATTTCCTATATGATTAGTATGTATTTGGTTATACTGATTGTATTTGGCATTGAGATAGCTTTTGGTGCTAAGGTTGATATTAATTGTTGTGTCAATGGCAGTTTTATAACGGCACTTTATCTAGGGGTTATAGGTATGACTTCAGCTTATCTTACAGGTCAGAGATCAGTAGGGTATATTATACCTTTTGTCTATTATATGCTTGATATGTTTACATTTGGTAGATATACAGGGGGTTTATATCTATTTAGCATGTTAAATAATGATTTTGGCATTAAGATTAATTTGTTAATCGCCTCGGTAGTTATGTTAATCTTATTCTTTATATATCTGTACAAAAAACTATAAAATAATAAGAAATTAATTTAGGTGTATATTGAAATAAAGCATACTTTTATTGCATATAAATAGGTAAAAGATTGTATATGGAGTAAGGTATGCTTAATTATTTATGGGCATTTATGATATTGATAGGAGTAATATTCGGTGCATTCAATGGGAAAATGGGTGAAGTAACAGAAGCAGCTATAGAATCATCAAAAGAAGCTGTTAGCTTATGTATTATGTTGGTTGGAGTAGTAGCTATGTGGACTGGACTTATGAAAATTGCCGAAAAGGCGGGACTAATAAAAGGCTTAACAAAAAAGATGAGACCTATACTCAGATTTCTATTTCCAAAGGTACCTGATAATCATCCAGCACAGAGATATATAGCTACTAATATTATAGCTAATATGCTTGGACTAGGTTGGGGAGCTACACCTCCAGGCTTGAAAGCGATGGAAGAATTGCAGAAGTTAAATAAGGATAAGAGTACAGCTAGTACAGCAATGTGTACATTTTTAATTATAAATATATCTTCTGTTCAATTGATATCAGTTAACATATTGGCTTATCGTGCCCAATATGGTTCAGAGAATCCAGCAGAAATCATTGGACCTTCCATATTAGCAACCATTGTATCTACATTGGTAGGAGTTATATTTGCAAAAATAATGATGAAGGTGAGTAGAAAATGAAATTTGTCCTTATGATCTCGGATTTTATGATTCCACTTGTATTTGTTCTTATTATAGGTTATGGGTTATTGAATAATGTCAAAGTATATGATACGTTTATAATTGGAGCCAAGGAAGGTTTTAAGATTGTTCTGCAAATTATGCCTACATTGATTGGACTTATGGTGGCTGTAGGTATACTTAGAGCATCAGGGTTTCTGGATGTGCTTACCAGTGTTTTGACTCCAATAACAAGTAAGGTACATTTTCCTTCTGAATTGGTACCAATAGCATTGATGCGAACAGTATCATCTTCAGCTACTACAGGTTTAATTCTTGACCTATTCAAGACATATGGTCCTGATTCTCTTATTGGTAGAATGACATCTGTTATGATGGGTTGTACAGAAACTGTTTTTTATACTTTATCAATATATTTTATGACAGTTAAAATCAAGAAGACTAGATATACATTGACAGGGGCTTTACTGGTTAGTCTAGCTGGTATAATTGCATCAGTAATAATAACTTATAGTGTTTTTGGTAGTTAAGTTGTATCTTAATATATTAAAACAGGGGTATTTAGAGGAATAATTGAATAAAGTTCTGCTGCCTGATTAGAGTACATACGTATACAACCATTACTAGCTCTTGTACCAACAGACCAGGGTTTATTAGTTCCATGAATTCCATAAATACCCCAAGGAACACTTAGTTGCATGAAATAGCCGCCGAATTGGTCGCCCCATAATCCCTTTTTTATTATTGTCCAAGAACCTTTTGGAGTTGGGGTAGATGGTTTACCAATTGCTACTGGATAGTGTTTGATAACTTTATCATTACTTAATAATTTTAGTATTCTATTTTTTAATACAATCTCAATGGAAAATGGATTATCCTTTTCATCTGGAATAATTATGATATCTCCAACGTTTAGAGTATCGGGATTAGTTATGTTATTAGCATAAATAATACTTTTTAAAGGAGTTTTATATTGATAACTTATCTTTGCTAATGTATCACCTGATTTAATAGTATATTTCATTGAATCACCTTATAAATAATTATAATAAATATTATGTTATAAGTAGTGAGATTGTGTTATGTGTGTAAGCGTTTATTTTTAGGGGCGGTATTTTTGTTTGCCAGCATCTTAAAGATATTTTTTATATGGAAAGTTGAGCCAGAAGCAAATTTTGGTGTTACTACATCACAATTTTTACACATTTGATGAAGACTTCTATCCTTTAACATCATTTTTCTGAGGTTTTGATATTTTTCACCTCTCCAAATATCTATAAGTCTTTCTTTTGTTAGATCTCCCATAGTAATTTTACCAGTTGCATCATTACAACATAGACTTAATTTGCCATCAGGGCGTACAACTACTTGTTCAAAAGGATACATACAGGATGATTTCAGCTTGAACTTATTACTTGTACGATTATTTGCTTGTCCACCTCTATTGGTCAATACTTCATTTTCTTTTCTAAGATAGATGAAGATTTTACAGTCAGATGGGTTCTTCTCATTGTAGTCATCAATTATTTTAACTTTCTCATTGGCTTCTAATTGGTCATTGTAATTATCTATTATCAATTTATCTAGATATTTCCTGATCTCTATAAATTTTTCGATAGTCAGTAATGAACCATTAGTGAATAGAAATAGCTCTGCATTAGGTAAAGCTTCTCTTGAGCGTTTTAATAAATCAATCAACCGTTTATCTAATAATGGTTCGTTATTAGAATATAATCCAAAACTACCAGAATAATTGATTTCCTGTAACTGTGTAAGAATAGAAGTTAAAAGTGATTCATCCATTATTTTAAATGGTCTAGGGTCATTGTTCTTATTGACAGGGCAAAAAGCACAGCTGCCATTACATCTATTGATTGTTTCAACCTCAATAGTTTGAAAGACAGGAAATTCCTTCATAGAAAGATATTTTCTTGCTAATTTTTTACTTTTATGGGTAAAGAGGCGATCAAAAACAAATACACTTCTTGGTAGTATATGTTTCTCCAAAGCCTTAGGACATTTTTTTTCTAAGTAAGATTTAATCTTACCGACACCATTTTTATATGGATTTATTATCATGATATTTCTCCCTTCATCAAAAAAATCTAGTGGATTATAAGTTTATTATTATCAGTCATTATATGAAAAATACTCCCCTATTTTTCTAGTCACTGTACATGTTTGTTTTTAAAGAAATAATAAACTAAGTATAAAATTACTGGTACAAGTATAATATAAATACCTATTAACAAATAAGGATATAAAACAGGATAACCTAAAATATTATAGGTCTTATAAGTTCTGAACAAAGGTGCAGCTTTAATTATATTAGTAAGAGAAAAGTCAATTATACCTGGAGTTTTATCCTCTACATATGTATACTGTTCAATGACTAATGGTAAAGCCCATATGGAACTTGATAAGAATATGGATGTAAGCATTGACCTACATAATGCGGATACAAGTAATACAATCAATGAAAATATTATTGCGCCTGCTAGATGTACTAAAAATTGAACTAATAGATATTGACCAATAGTTAATAAATAAGGTGAATGTATAAAATCGTATATATTTTGTATTGGTACATTATAACCATAGTTATCTAGAGACATTAAATATGGAATGCTGTTGAATGCCGCAAATATAAGTGAAATAATCACTGTATATATGATGGAAGCATATATTTTAGCGGTTATAAACTGTTTTTTCCCCTTTTTACTGCTTTTGATTATAGAGTCCATGTAAGTGCTATATTCTGAGGTAATAGCTGTAGAGATCCCTAAAATTATTAAAATACACACATAGAGCATTCCATTTTGATTAATATAATTTACTACCTCATACCAGCCTTGTTCATTAAAAATATAAGGTCTAGGGATCTTGTTGAACATTTCATATTGTAACTTGGTATTTCTGTAATTGAATGTAGATTTATTTGTTATAGTATTCAATTGTTCCAATATAGAATTTTTCTCAATAATTAATGAATCATAATTATTTTTAGCATCACTTATAGCAGTGTACAGGTTTACCGATTTTTTCTCTGAATCAGTTAACTCTCCATATATATATCCTTCATTTATATTTTTGATTTTATTCTCAAATATATTTTCAGTTATAGGTTTCTGTAAATCTTTTGGAATTAAATATAGATCATAATCATATATCTGAAAAGAGTTATATATATTTATACTGCTTAAGATAAGAAATAAAAATAAAGCCACATAAATAATTTTTTTCTGAAAAATTTTGCCTAGTTCATATTTAGTTAGTATAAACAATTAATCATTCTCCTTTCCAAAATAATACATATATAAATCATCTAGTACTGGATTTGTTAAATAAAAGTCTACATCAGGTTTTGTGTCTGATATAATCCGTATCCTAATATCAGTACCATTATTCTTAATATCAGTCACTAGATAATTATTTTGTAACTCTAGTAAAGATTTTTCATCAATGGTTGCTTCCCATACTTTATTTTCAATAGGTTTTAGTATTTCTATAGGTGTATCTTGTATTATCTTTTCACCTTTTTTTATTAATATTATTTCTTTTGATAAACATTCAATATCAGAAATTATATGTGTTGATATAATAATTATCTTATCTGATGAGAGCCTGGATATTAGATTTTTGAAATTAATTCTTTCTTTTGGGTCAAGATTCAAAGTTGGTTCATCAAATATAAGTATTCTAGGGTTGTTCAGTAAAGCTTGCGCAATACCTATTCTCTGTTTTATTCCTTCTGATAAAGTTTTAATTTTTTTGTCTTTGTATTCACTAAGGTTCAAGAGTCTTAGAAGATTATTGATTTTATCCCTTGATAGATTTTTATCAACACCTTTTAAATTACTTATATAGGTGAGAAATCTAGTGACGGTATAATCTCTGTAAAAACCCAATTTTTGAGGAAGGTATCCTATTATAGATCTATAATCTTCTTCGTTGAGTGTGATGTCCTGACCATCAATCAGTATTCGTCCCTTAGTAGGTTTTATTATTGTTGCTAGAATTCTTAGCAGTGTAGTTTTTCCAGCACCATTAGGACCGACTAATCCATATATACCTGACCTAAGCTGACAATGGAAATTATCTAATGCTGTATTGTTTTTATAATCTTTAGTTATACCTTCGATTTTAAGCTCCAAAAAGTACACTCCTCTCTGAATTCTCTTTTATATAGTCTCTTAGCTGTATTATAAGAAGTACTGTAGTTATTATAATGATCCCAATGTAAATAAAAGTATTTAATGTATAGAGTTTATCAACTACAGTAGGTGTATTTATAATCCACATGATGAATGCCAGCCAAATTAGTAAGATAGCTGATAATGCAAAACTGGTTCTGATTTTTTTTATCATATATAGGGTAATATTGCTTACAACCAACATAGGTGTCAACCATGTTATCAATAGGTTGAAAAATGTTGTATCCGGTATTACATTATATATAATTAAAGAAATGCTTGACATAACTAAAAGGTTATAAAATATAATTGTAATTATTTTATTTAGAATAATTACTTGTGGAGAATATTTACAGGCAAGTTCCATCTCCAATACATTATTCTCTCTACTTTTGATATCTTCAAAAAACATAATGATAAATGGTATGGGTGAGAAAAAACTAATGGTTATATAAGGAGTTTTAGATATCAATGTCAATGACATCCCTATAATATAAATGGTAAAGCTTAGCAGCCAATAAAATGGACTTACTAGGGATATATCTTTTCTTAACTTTTGTAATAAAGGAATCTTTTCTTTATTTTTCTGTTTCTCTAATTTATTTGGCATATATTGTTTTAGAGTATTTATTGTGTCATCTATCCTTATATCATCTGGGTAATTGATTACTGATTCTTCTATAGATTCTAGAATCAGATTTTCTAATTTATCAGTAGATTTATCATTCAAAATGTTTATCCTCCTTTATTAATAATTTTAATCTGGCAAGTCCCTGCCGATATCTTGATTTAGCAGTTGATTCACTGCATTTAGTAATATCTGCTATTTCCTTGAATTTCAATTGGTTGTAAAAGCGGAGTATAATTACATCTCTTTGGTAGTCAGGTAAGGTTAATACGAGTTTTCTTATGACTTCACCATCTATTTTTTGAAGCCATTCCTTGTGGGGATTACTATCCGATTCTAAGCTGTAGAAATTATCTATAGGTACATGCTCCTTATTCTTATTGCTTCTATAGAAATCATTGCAATGATTAACAGCTATTTTTAATAACCAATTGATAAAATTATTTTTGTGTTTGTATTTTTTTATGGATTTAATCATTTTTATAAAAATTTCCTGAGTGATATCATAAGACATATGGTAATTGCCTATTTTTCTGTATACGAATCCATAAACTAGTTCATAATATTTTTTTACTAGTAGATTCAATGCTTCTTCATCACCAGATATAATTTTTTTTATCAGTATTTCATCAGTATTCATTTTTCTCACCCTTATAATAAACGTAGATGTAAGTAAAAAAGATTTAAAAAAAATATATTTTTTTAATGTTAATTATTACCAATATAATCACATTAATAATAATATATATACCACTGAGTTTTAAACATTAATTTTTATTTGTTATAAAAGTCTTTAACCACTAGGGTTAAATGGTATATTTTAGGGCAGTATAATAAAAAGGTAAAACATATAAAGTTATTATATGTAAAAAAAAGATAAAAAATAGTTTTTAATGAAGTTCTTTAAATACAGGTTTGACAATACTTGGTATTTATTATATACTTCGATTATATTATGGTACAAGGTTAGGTGAGATATGGAAAATACTTATGAAACTTTAAATGATTTGCTAGTGAATTTGTTTAATGAAATTATGACAATTGAAGAGAAAGCACTTATAACTGATGAGTTTAGTAATATTTCCATTACAGATATGCATATTATTGAAGCCATAGGACTTGGAAATGGTAGAAATATGTCATCTGTTGCCAAAGATTTAGAAATTACTGTAGGGACATTAACCATCGCAATCAATAATCTTGTAAAAAAAGGTTATGTCAATAGAAACAGAAGTACAAAGGACAGAAGAGTCGTTCTTATCTCATTATCCGATTTGGGATTGAAAGTATATAATCACCATGCATTGTTCCACAAAAATATGATAGAAGATATTATAGCACTACTTGATGAAAAGGAAATGGAAGTTTTCTTAAAGGGTGTAGGTGGGATAAATGATTATTTCCAGAGAATGAAGTCCAAGAAAGTTAAATATAAAAAAACTAAAAAGAATAGTAAATAATTTAAAAGGCTACCTGTTAGGGTAGCCTTTATTGGTGAATTGCATTGTTTTATGATCGGTGAAAATCATTTTATTATTAATAGTTATTATTTTAATTCGTTAACGATTTTTTGTAAAGCTTCTAGAGCTTCAGCTGGTAACTTATTAAATCCGCCTTTATCAGTTTCAGTAGATTTAACGAAGTTAACTCTGTCAATCATTCTAGCTTTTAATTGGTCAACATATTCAGAATCTTTCATATCTGGAATAAATCCTTCAATTTCCATGATTTCAATGTCACTGAATGGAGCCCATGGTACAAATTTAGCAGTACCTTCAATAATAGCTTCTAATGAACCTAAAGTAATTGCAGGTGTAACTTTTTTGCCCATGAAGAATCCAGTATTCAAGATGTAACAATCTACATCGTTATCACTGAATAATTGCTTGAATTTGTTGTAGTCATCAGCAAGAGGATAAGTTCTGAATGGGTTAGCATATGGTTCTACTACTAACGCATTAGGGTCTACACCTTCAGCTAATCTTTCAGCTGATGTTCTCTTAGTTGCTAATGTTGCACCCATTACAGAAGCTAATGAAGCTCCGTCTAATTTCATGATTGGTGGAAGTGTAGGGTCTTTCATTAACCAGAAGATAGCATTAACTGGTTCAGCAAATTTATTTTCACGGTTAGGTGACCATAATTTTGATTTAACAGCACGTCCGTTTCCGTTTCTTATATCTTCTGTTACAAGAACGATCTTTCCATCATTATCAATTGTTACACCATTGTTTTGAACAGTGATTAAGAATTTGTTGTCGTCGTTATCCATTGGATAATCTTGAGTCTTGTCGAAATATGATGGTTCAAGTGCTACTGATGAACTGTTTTCAGTTGAAATAATGAATGCATCATCATGAAGTACTGTGATATCATATTTGTCATTATGTTTTGCATGTGTAATAGTAGATTTTCCTGAACCTGATAATCCAAATACACCTGCAACGAATTTATCTCCGTTAGATAAGTTATAACGTTTTTGTCCACCGTGGCAAGCAGCGTATCCATGTCTGTTAGCTGTTCCCCATCCAAGTGTTAGAGTACCTTTTTTGTGTTCTCCGAAGTATCTCATACCAAGTAAAGCAGCACAGTTATGTGTTGGATCAAAGAAAGTAAGCCCAAGTGGATGATCTTCATGTGCCCAATCTGGATCAGAGAAAATATAGATATCTCCTTCATTTTCAATTACTTTTGATTTTTCATAAAGATTATTGTACTCTTCATTTAAGTATTGGAAATTTAGTAACC
The window above is part of the Vallitalea guaymasensis genome. Proteins encoded here:
- a CDS encoding radical SAM/SPASM domain-containing protein produces the protein MIINPYKNGVGKIKSYLEKKCPKALEKHILPRSVFVFDRLFTHKSKKLARKYLSMKEFPVFQTIEVETINRCNGSCAFCPVNKNNDPRPFKIMDESLLTSILTQLQEINYSGSFGLYSNNEPLLDKRLIDLLKRSREALPNAELFLFTNGSLLTIEKFIEIRKYLDKLIIDNYNDQLEANEKVKIIDDYNEKNPSDCKIFIYLRKENEVLTNRGGQANNRTSNKFKLKSSCMYPFEQVVVRPDGKLSLCCNDATGKITMGDLTKERLIDIWRGEKYQNLRKMMLKDRSLHQMCKNCDVVTPKFASGSTFHIKNIFKMLANKNTAPKNKRLHT
- a CDS encoding ATP-binding cassette domain-containing protein, giving the protein MELKIEGITKDYKNNTALDNFHCQLRSGIYGLVGPNGAGKTTLLRILATIIKPTKGRILIDGQDITLNEEDYRSIIGYLPQKLGFYRDYTVTRFLTYISNLKGVDKNLSRDKINNLLRLLNLSEYKDKKIKTLSEGIKQRIGIAQALLNNPRILIFDEPTLNLDPKERINFKNLISRLSSDKIIIISTHIISDIECLSKEIILIKKGEKIIQDTPIEILKPIENKVWEATIDEKSLLELQNNYLVTDIKNNGTDIRIRIISDTKPDVDFYLTNPVLDDLYMYYFGKEND
- a CDS encoding RNA polymerase sigma factor — protein: MNTDEILIKKIISGDEEALNLLVKKYYELVYGFVYRKIGNYHMSYDITQEIFIKMIKSIKKYKHKNNFINWLLKIAVNHCNDFYRSNKNKEHVPIDNFYSLESDSNPHKEWLQKIDGEVIRKLVLTLPDYQRDVIILRFYNQLKFKEIADITKCSESTAKSRYRQGLARLKLLIKEDKHFE
- a CDS encoding L,D-transpeptidase family protein encodes the protein MKYTIKSGDTLAKISYQYKTPLKSIIYANNITNPDTLNVGDIIIIPDEKDNPFSIEIVLKNRILKLLSNDKVIKHYPVAIGKPSTPTPKGSWTIIKKGLWGDQFGGYFMQLSVPWGIYGIHGTNKPWSVGTRASNGCIRMYSNQAAELYSIIPLNTPVLIY
- a CDS encoding phosphoenolpyruvate carboxykinase (ATP) yields the protein MATKRTYSWDQIKKDNPIFSQIRTTIETPFYGNNVVDVNSLKEAYKLAKNSPGTIVTDIPVYKPGKLGLDEDAKVLLFNDGAVKGRCAAARRIIGEPNVDQEEYATKIREAVYNTRYRKMYHAQAYVGLDADFMVKAHLLIPEGFENIMYSWLLNFQYLNEEYNNLYEKSKVIENEGDIYIFSDPDWAHEDHPLGLTFFDPTHNCAALLGMRYFGEHKKGTLTLGWGTANRHGYAACHGGQKRYNLSNGDKFVAGVFGLSGSGKSTITHAKHNDKYDITVLHDDAFIISTENSSSVALEPSYFDKTQDYPMDNDDNKFLITVQNNGVTIDNDGKIVLVTEDIRNGNGRAVKSKLWSPNRENKFAEPVNAIFWLMKDPTLPPIMKLDGASLASVMGATLATKRTSAERLAEGVDPNALVVEPYANPFRTYPLADDYNKFKQLFSDNDVDCYILNTGFFMGKKVTPAITLGSLEAIIEGTAKFVPWAPFSDIEIMEIEGFIPDMKDSEYVDQLKARMIDRVNFVKSTETDKGGFNKLPAEALEALQKIVNELK
- a CDS encoding spore maturation protein, whose amino-acid sequence is MKFVLMISDFMIPLVFVLIIGYGLLNNVKVYDTFIIGAKEGFKIVLQIMPTLIGLMVAVGILRASGFLDVLTSVLTPITSKVHFPSELVPIALMRTVSSSATTGLILDLFKTYGPDSLIGRMTSVMMGCTETVFYTLSIYFMTVKIKKTRYTLTGALLVSLAGIIASVIITYSVFGS
- a CDS encoding MarR family winged helix-turn-helix transcriptional regulator, which encodes MENTYETLNDLLVNLFNEIMTIEEKALITDEFSNISITDMHIIEAIGLGNGRNMSSVAKDLEITVGTLTIAINNLVKKGYVNRNRSTKDRRVVLISLSDLGLKVYNHHALFHKNMIEDIIALLDEKEMEVFLKGVGGINDYFQRMKSKKVKYKKTKKNSK
- a CDS encoding nucleoside recognition domain-containing protein — protein: MLNYLWAFMILIGVIFGAFNGKMGEVTEAAIESSKEAVSLCIMLVGVVAMWTGLMKIAEKAGLIKGLTKKMRPILRFLFPKVPDNHPAQRYIATNIIANMLGLGWGATPPGLKAMEELQKLNKDKSTASTAMCTFLIINISSVQLISVNILAYRAQYGSENPAEIIGPSILATIVSTLVGVIFAKIMMKVSRK